AAAGTTCAAAGTTCAAACTTCTCCATGTTAgggtttttatttccaaaatctatTTATTGAGACCTACTGCCAAATTCAAACCTCTATATTTTTAAGTCAAACCATCACATTGCCCATTCCGAGTTTTCTTGCTGACTTGAATTGGGACCGCTTAGCAGACATGTGATGAAACGAGCGCCTTTACTGCTAATGTGTAAATATAAGTAATCAACTGCACTGTGCAACGAAATCAACTACTAAGTCAAACCATTTAACGTCTATTATCCCTACCCTTTGAAAGCTAGCATGAGCAAGTTATCAAGTAACTCATATGCTTTGTGTTAGAAAAGAATTTTATTATGGCACTCTATTAGTAATTACAGCTTACCAGTAAGCTTTTCCCCTTCCGTTGAACAACCAGAAACACAAGCATTAATAAGGAAGGATAAACAGCGCTCGATAAGATTGACAGTTTTAAACCTCTGCTTGATGGGATGACATATAATCCCTACTTGAAATGCTATGAGTTTATGACCCTAGAAGAGCCACTTGGTTAAGGAGCCTATCTAATGGCCAGGGATATGGTCCTTATAGACTTCTCCTTTATTGATTTCTGACATGATGGGTGACATAATCCCTGCTTGATAGGATGAAATATAAACCCTACTACTTCAAATGCTATGACCCAAGAAAAGCAATTCAGCTAAGGAGAGGGGTAATGGAGCATATTGTATTCTACAAGTAACTTGAATATTTGAGAGCTGTTCAAGGTCAAAATGCTTAGGGAAAATTCACCAGATGTTTTTCTTCTTGAATAATCCCCCTTCATGCTCAACTAAGTTTTGCAACATTTTAGTAGTACAAGAAACTTGGAAATTAGCAAGTCTAAACCTGAGTGCCGCAAATAATTGCATCTGTTGGGAATGGGTTCATCATTAGTAGTTTGACATATTAGATTGAAAATGTTCTAATGATATTAGATCCATTTGGACAACCCACGCCTAGCTAGTTGGTTTGTCAAGTGGGAGAAGATATCAGTATGCATTAGAACACAGTAACTGAGcatgtttatagaatatttgagAACATCATTTGTGAAATGTTCAAGGTGATTGACATAAGAAAAATGCTCTAAACAGTAGAACAAACACTTAAGTACTATTACCTCTGAGCAGACATCAACAACCTTGTCTAAGTCACCTTCAAAGGAGTCCTTATTTTTTGACAACTTGTTCAAAATCTCAAACCTAAACTTCGTGGTTTCCTGTAAAAATCAACAAACCCAATTTGTAACTAGGTGTTTTGGATGGGACGATAATATGAATTATAGAAGAAAAGGGTAACTTACAGATTCTGCAAATTCTGGAATTGGGTCAGGGTAAGTGTATTTCTGTTCCATTCTAGGAGACGTTTTCATGGGTTTTAGAAATAAGGGTTTTAGAAAGAAACGCGAGGATGAGAATGAAGAGGGTAAGATATGAGAAGATGGTGTGACACCTAAGTTAAGAATCAAATTAGGAAGATTCTTTCTGCTGTTGATtttagaaggagaagaagatgaagcgagaaaaacataagaaaaagaaaaagttgcCATTTTTCTTAGACTGCAATTTTATCACCCACTCTCACTCAGAAAGAAGAGCGTGTAAAAATGgctgttttctttttttggtttaaaacCTGACTCGGTATCTAAAACCTGACTCGGTGATCCACCTGGGCTAGATGGATGGGGCAGTCAATGATACTCGGTGATCCACCTGGGGGCGATGGATGGGAAATCAATAAGGAAACTTATTTAAATGAGAGAAAACCCGATCCGGATTACTGGCTAGTTCagcgccaaaaaatatttactctctagtccaatttttttttgaaaagagtaaaattactctgctAACTCTAgtatataacattacgtataataatacatatgttactacatattaatatgtagtatactagttatatactagtagtaactagtatactagtagtaattagtagtaactagtatgtagtatgtagtaataacatatgtagtatgtagtatactagtagtaactagtatactagtatactagtagtaatatgttatgtattgatactacatattgatatgtagtatgttatgtattgatactacatattgacatgtaatataactagtatgtagtatgtagtaataacatatgtagtatgtaatatactagtagtaattaatatgtagtatgtagtaataacatatgtactagtagtgtagtatgttatgtattgatactacatattgacatgtagtatgttatgtattgatactacatattgacatgtagtatgttatatattgatatgtagtatgttatatattgatactacatattgatatgtagtatgttatatattgatatgtagtatgttatgtattgatactacatattgatatgtagtatgttatgtattgatactacatataaaaaaaaattgttatgtattgatactacatattttactactagtactagttactactagtttactagtatactatactatagtagtatactagtttagtatagtaaagtagttacataatttactagtaacaataagatatttttgttactactagtagagtacatattaatatgtaatatcaccGTATtaatactactagtatgtagtaacatactactagtaacatttacatgtgttgatactaattatgcctggaagggtgttttaggaatttataaaatacatTTTATAgtcgaagtttttggactagagagtaaataatctagtccaaaaacatgtttttggactagagagtaaatcttttccacgggtggactagccattaactgggtctgctagaactggactagccagtaattcctactATTTAAATTCCCCTCAATATCTACTCGGTAGTGAAAAATatttagtgaaaaatactagaaaccctattatatgggttcaatatatagaagccccacaaaatggatccttcattgtcaactccatactttagaaATATGCTATAACTAGGCCCAAAATAttaaattttcttcagatcttgCCCATAATTAATAATTACAAATTTTAATAATGGCACTACCCTTTACTATTTATACCATAGGAAACTCGTTAGATAt
This window of the Papaver somniferum cultivar HN1 unplaced genomic scaffold, ASM357369v1 unplaced-scaffold_65, whole genome shotgun sequence genome carries:
- the LOC113343774 gene encoding protein PLASTID REDOX INSENSITIVE 2, chloroplastic-like; translation: MATFSFSYVFLASSSSPSKINSRKNLPNLILNLGVTPSSHILPSSFSSSRFFLKPLFLKPMKTSPRMEQKYTYPDPIPEFAESETTKFRFEILNKLSKNKDSFEGDLDKVVDVCSEIFSNFLHKEYGGPGTLLIEPFTDMLVALKEKKLAGAPMAAREALLWAQNYLDEDWETWTKNLPK